Proteins encoded together in one uncultured Desulfosarcina sp. window:
- a CDS encoding PAS domain S-box protein encodes MKLRSILRVLSLLAFISASIAGYFYYSHLQEYAFQQAERTAIDSLQTTKKNLSSFFSENTKPIRVLAGMQPLVDVLAQHTPERLKAANALLDFFKKTLDVDVCYLMDANGETIASSNRHDTDSFVGSNFSFRPYFQAAMQGLPGSYLALGTTSLKRGAYYSYPVYHKRVDTPVGIAVIKAPVFFVEKELSLDEASIQMVVDPQGVIFICSRKDWLYQLLWRLDPDAIERLRNSRQFGSGPWQWTGIQKSDETHVIDASGKKYLFHQIEVDDYPGWQIVHLYDVQAASKQVAEPLSRIIRPIIVVLCFLLGASIFFLYRKASLEISRRRSVEQALRKSEERYRSLYHHTPAMLHSIDEGGYLLSVSNYWSEVLGYTRQEVIGTKFTDYLTPMSRKYAEEKIIPAFFEKGFIKNIPYQFIKKNGDTIEVQLSAITDRDEQRQTVRSLAVSIDVTERNQAERALNKAKEALSSYSRTLESQVRKRTREISGILQYTPAVIYIKDADGRYTMVNSRFEELFNVRSADVRGKTDRDFLAPEIADLIYKNDVHVLRHKSSLQVEENISVNGANHTYLSIKFPLYDGKGNVTGICGIATEITALKKAQERLQRLSGSIMAAQEKERAYLASELHDELGQVLTALRMEAVWIRNRVKSSDPAASSRALTMCELIDRTIEDVRGLAIRLRPGVLDDLGLVEAIEWHTTDFEKRSQITCLFEYDKGPEIHGNIATAAYRITQEALTNVARHANATRVEVSLTIRRGKLRLTIKDNGKGFDPESLGESEGLGLANMRERANLVGGLFSVSSLPGVGTTIYFRVPLMEDTQL; translated from the coding sequence ATGAAACTACGATCCATACTGCGGGTTCTCTCCCTGCTGGCGTTTATTTCGGCCAGCATCGCCGGTTATTTTTATTACAGCCATCTGCAGGAGTATGCCTTTCAGCAGGCCGAGCGCACCGCCATCGACAGTCTGCAAACTACCAAAAAGAACCTTTCCTCTTTTTTTTCCGAAAACACCAAGCCCATTCGCGTTTTAGCCGGCATGCAGCCCCTGGTTGACGTTCTGGCCCAACACACTCCGGAACGGCTGAAGGCCGCCAACGCCTTGCTGGATTTTTTCAAAAAAACCCTGGATGTGGATGTCTGCTATCTCATGGACGCCAATGGCGAAACCATTGCCTCGTCCAACCGCCACGATACGGACAGTTTCGTGGGCAGCAATTTTTCCTTTCGGCCCTATTTTCAGGCTGCCATGCAGGGGCTGCCCGGCAGCTATCTGGCCCTTGGTACAACCTCGCTCAAACGAGGTGCCTATTACAGCTATCCCGTTTACCATAAACGCGTTGACACCCCTGTCGGGATTGCAGTGATCAAAGCGCCGGTCTTTTTCGTCGAAAAAGAGCTGTCTTTAGACGAAGCCAGTATTCAAATGGTGGTGGACCCCCAGGGCGTGATTTTCATCTGCAGCCGTAAGGATTGGCTCTACCAACTGCTGTGGCGTTTAGATCCGGATGCGATTGAACGGTTGCGCAACAGTCGGCAATTCGGCAGCGGCCCCTGGCAATGGACCGGCATTCAAAAAAGTGACGAAACACATGTAATCGACGCCAGCGGCAAAAAATATCTTTTTCACCAGATCGAAGTGGACGACTATCCCGGTTGGCAAATCGTCCATCTGTATGACGTCCAGGCGGCCTCGAAACAGGTTGCCGAGCCGCTTTCCAGGATCATCCGTCCGATCATCGTGGTCTTGTGCTTCCTTTTGGGTGCATCGATCTTCTTTTTGTACCGCAAGGCCAGCCTGGAGATCTCCCGGCGGCGCAGCGTGGAACAGGCCCTGAGAAAAAGCGAAGAACGCTACCGCTCCCTTTATCATCACACGCCGGCCATGCTGCACTCCATAGACGAAGGCGGCTATCTGCTCAGCGTCAGCAACTACTGGTCCGAAGTTTTAGGCTATACCCGCCAAGAGGTCATCGGAACGAAATTTACCGACTATCTCACCCCGATGTCCCGTAAATATGCGGAAGAAAAGATCATCCCCGCCTTTTTCGAAAAAGGGTTCATCAAAAACATCCCCTACCAGTTTATCAAGAAAAACGGCGATACCATCGAAGTACAGCTGTCCGCCATCACCGACCGCGACGAGCAACGCCAAACTGTCCGGTCCCTGGCTGTTTCCATCGATGTCACCGAGCGCAACCAGGCCGAACGGGCCTTGAACAAAGCCAAAGAGGCGCTGAGCAGTTATTCCCGAACCCTGGAAAGCCAGGTTCGCAAGCGTACCCGTGAAATTTCGGGAATTCTCCAATACACGCCGGCGGTAATCTACATCAAAGATGCCGACGGCAGATACACGATGGTCAACTCGCGATTCGAAGAGCTTTTCAACGTCCGTTCCGCAGACGTTCGCGGCAAGACCGACCGGGATTTTCTGGCACCGGAAATCGCGGACCTCATTTATAAAAATGACGTTCACGTGCTTCGTCACAAGAGTTCGCTACAGGTTGAAGAAAACATTTCCGTCAACGGCGCCAACCATACCTATTTAAGCATCAAGTTTCCTCTTTACGACGGCAAGGGCAACGTTACTGGAATCTGCGGAATCGCCACAGAAATCACCGCGTTGAAAAAAGCCCAGGAACGCTTGCAGCGGCTTTCGGGCAGCATTATGGCGGCCCAGGAAAAGGAGCGCGCTTACCTGGCCAGTGAACTTCACGACGAACTGGGCCAGGTGCTTACCGCCCTTCGCATGGAAGCCGTCTGGATCCGAAATCGGGTCAAAAGCTCCGATCCGGCCGCCTCGTCGCGCGCGTTGACAATGTGCGAACTCATCGATAGAACCATAGAAGATGTCCGCGGTCTGGCAATCCGTTTGCGGCCGGGCGTTCTCGATGACCTGGGCCTGGTGGAAGCCATAGAGTGGCACACCACCGACTTCGAAAAACGATCCCAGATCACCTGTCTTTTTGAATATGACAAGGGCCCTGAAATTCACGGCAACATCGCCACGGCTGCCTATCGCATCACCCAGGAAGCCCTTACCAATGTCGCCCGCCATGCGAATGCGACCCGGGTCGAGGTTTCCCTGACCATCCGCCGCGGTAAACTGCGCCTGACCATCAAGGACAATGGAAAGGGGTTCGATCCGGAATCATTGGGCGAATCGGAAGGGTTGGGCCTGGCTAATATGCGTGAACGCGCCAATCTAGTGGGGGGGCTTTTCAGCGTTTCCTCCCTGCCCGGGGTCGGAACGACCATCTATTTCAGGGTTCCTCTGATGGAAGATACGCAATTATGA
- a CDS encoding response regulator transcription factor: protein MIRVLLADDHSIVRAGLRRIVEESGDIEVVAEASDGREAVLAVRREMPDVAVIDISMPVLDGLEVITQLKSESPEVPILVLTMHEEHQYVVRAIETGAMGYITKQSAPEQLVKAIRKVHSGSLFLTDEAAEALALRVAKGSQPQSPLDTLSTRELQVLRRLALGNTNREIAEAYHISIKTVDTYRFRLLKKLNLRNNADLSRFAIQNHLIEA, encoded by the coding sequence ATGATCCGGGTACTGCTTGCCGACGATCACAGCATCGTGCGCGCCGGTCTTCGTCGAATCGTCGAAGAGAGCGGGGATATCGAAGTGGTGGCCGAGGCATCCGACGGCCGGGAAGCAGTGCTGGCTGTTCGCAGGGAGATGCCAGATGTCGCGGTGATCGATATTTCCATGCCGGTGTTGGACGGTCTGGAGGTCATCACCCAACTGAAAAGTGAAAGCCCGGAGGTTCCCATTCTGGTTTTGACCATGCACGAGGAGCACCAATATGTGGTGCGGGCCATCGAGACCGGCGCCATGGGCTATATCACCAAACAGAGTGCTCCGGAACAACTGGTCAAAGCCATCCGCAAAGTCCATTCCGGGTCTCTTTTCCTGACCGATGAGGCCGCCGAGGCCCTGGCGCTGCGGGTCGCCAAGGGGAGCCAGCCCCAAAGCCCGCTGGACACGCTCTCCACACGGGAACTGCAGGTGCTCCGGCGCCTGGCCCTGGGCAATACCAACCGGGAAATTGCCGAGGCGTACCATATCAGCATCAAAACCGTGGATACTTACCGCTTTCGCCTGCTGAAAAAACTGAACCTGCGCAACAATGCCGACCTGTCCCGCTTTGCCATCCAAAACCACCTCATCGAAGCGTAG
- a CDS encoding HEAT repeat domain-containing protein, giving the protein MKKNTLVPLDRSGRLIRKAMSYLSDMEAFLDDAPGSVTILIDALPHAEASLKLKILPLLGTAGKDQALWPLFRLLTESTGNEVVCRSAAVQLGLAASLSEDPGPLSAALIENLDHPEVLVRSACALALGWEGNHQAIPALMDHLQDPDRDVQAAVIAALSSVGDPHVFDFFTERLKNGSMEERRSILLNLWRFGERNSRIEQIYLNSLDHLSPELHPDILSALTMIPNTPKVISIYRRMLSEKAPAIRRQVLENLEGLDPQEYEPLQEILHELLDDADPRVRQLVIRLLREKHPTLR; this is encoded by the coding sequence ATGAAAAAGAATACCCTGGTTCCTCTGGATCGCAGCGGACGGCTGATCAGAAAGGCAATGTCCTATCTATCGGATATGGAAGCTTTTTTGGACGATGCCCCCGGTTCGGTCACGATCCTGATCGATGCGCTGCCCCACGCCGAAGCTTCCCTGAAATTGAAAATCCTACCTTTGCTGGGCACGGCCGGTAAAGACCAGGCCTTATGGCCCTTGTTTCGTCTATTGACGGAATCGACCGGAAATGAGGTCGTTTGCCGCTCAGCGGCCGTTCAGCTGGGCCTTGCCGCCTCGCTCAGCGAGGACCCGGGGCCGCTGAGTGCCGCACTGATCGAGAATTTAGACCATCCGGAAGTGCTGGTTCGCAGCGCCTGTGCCCTGGCGTTGGGTTGGGAGGGGAATCATCAGGCGATCCCTGCGCTGATGGACCATCTGCAGGACCCGGATCGTGACGTTCAGGCAGCCGTGATCGCGGCCTTGTCGTCGGTTGGTGATCCCCATGTTTTCGACTTTTTCACCGAACGACTGAAAAACGGAAGCATGGAAGAGCGGCGCAGCATTTTGCTGAACCTCTGGCGATTCGGGGAAAGAAATTCCCGGATCGAACAGATCTATCTGAATAGTCTGGACCATCTTTCTCCTGAACTGCATCCGGATATCCTCTCGGCACTGACCATGATTCCGAATACACCCAAGGTGATCTCCATCTACCGCCGGATGCTTTCCGAAAAAGCCCCCGCCATCCGCCGACAGGTGCTGGAAAACCTCGAAGGCCTGGATCCGCAGGAATACGAACCCCTGCAAGAGATCCTGCACGAATTGCTGGACGATGCCGACCCGCGGGTCCGGCAATTGGTCATTCGCCTCTTACGGGAAAAGCACCCTACGCTTCGATGA
- a CDS encoding UvrD-helicase domain-containing protein gives MTFDPFIADLHVHSKFSRATSRNLDIEHLYIWAQRKGIRVVGTGDFTHPQWFSLIEEKLEPAEPGLYRLKKEIARYCDEKVPPICRSPVRFLLSSEISNIYKKKDRTRKNHNLVFFPEIEDVRRFNAKLDAIGNINSDGRPILGLDAHDLLEIALEISQEGFFVPAHIWTPWFSMLGSKSGFDSIEECFGDLSPHIFAAETGLSSDPAMNWRVAGLDPITLISNSDAHSPAKLGREANIFTTELNFYSMRAALESGDRNQFGGTFEFYPEEGKYHVDGHRKCSVFLKPAETKKLSGKCPVCGKPLTLGVLHRVEDLATRDEGIRPERAFPFFRLIPLEDLLSEIFQVGAGSKKVQQTYRELLNSLGSEFDILHAMSRDRIETAGVLLLGEAIERMRDNRVTFSPGYDGLFGTVKIFSDGERQRLLGQRTLFSSFESKIESTATIQPALPDGLSKTDDSLPSTVASIESTVDPVIRLNSEQQAAVAYSDGPLMIIAGPGTGKTRTLTQKIARLVQNGGDGQRILAVTFTNKAATEMQDRLRVLLGEGQTLPFVGTFHALGYRILASSMDEGSLTVVDEKTRMGLAADALAINGVKPKKDGFTTDDLIARIVEAKQKMLASGDDLNDVCPQHLLPAFTRCYATYEHLLQINNLADFEDLIFRSIHLLEKDPSISERYKGFYTDIFVDEYQDINAGQYRLVRLLAGDKANMNIIGDPDQSIYGFRGSEMGCFAWFEQDYPTTRTLFLTQNYRSTQTILEVSTQIIGYNPQLSSNASRKRVYSDVEGRRTIELVEAETDKSEAVAIGKTIEKMVGGTGFFSLDSGAVDGNRQGDSFGFSDFAVLFRTRSQAEVIETILEKAGIPCQRVDRRTVLEHSGIQSIVAAFKVFHGVGLFDDIAVMGKIVYPPPSTKALEILKRWAYHNELSVTEALSQARRLPIPKMGNARQQRLFEFTNQLTEYRRQMEALPVARRVAWIYEKAGFDQKLTADAHFETGYRQLMATAETCGNDAAAFLAALALSSNTDIYDHRVEKVSLTTMHAAKGLEFPVVFIAGCEDTWMPYSSAKRPADPEEERRLFYVALTRAKRHLVLTKANRRRINGKSEARQWSPFIKEIEESYKRYRRKSLKKAETPVQQQLSLF, from the coding sequence ATGACTTTTGATCCATTTATCGCCGATCTTCATGTTCATTCGAAATTTTCAAGGGCGACGTCCCGTAATCTCGATATCGAACATCTTTATATTTGGGCTCAACGCAAAGGGATTCGTGTCGTTGGAACAGGCGATTTTACCCATCCCCAGTGGTTTTCCCTGATCGAGGAAAAACTGGAACCAGCGGAGCCGGGGTTGTATCGGTTGAAAAAGGAAATCGCCCGCTACTGCGACGAAAAAGTTCCGCCGATCTGCCGGTCCCCCGTGCGATTTCTTTTGAGCAGCGAAATAAGCAACATATACAAGAAGAAAGACCGTACCCGCAAAAATCACAATCTCGTTTTCTTTCCGGAAATAGAGGATGTGCGTCGATTTAACGCCAAACTGGATGCCATCGGCAATATCAACTCCGACGGAAGACCCATCCTCGGCCTCGATGCACACGATCTTCTTGAAATTGCGTTGGAAATTTCACAAGAGGGTTTTTTTGTCCCAGCCCATATCTGGACGCCCTGGTTTTCGATGTTGGGATCCAAATCCGGCTTCGATTCCATCGAAGAATGTTTCGGCGATTTAAGCCCGCACATTTTTGCAGCGGAGACCGGTTTGTCTTCGGACCCGGCCATGAACTGGCGGGTTGCCGGGTTGGACCCTATTACACTGATCTCCAATTCGGACGCCCATTCACCCGCCAAACTGGGTCGTGAAGCCAATATATTTACCACAGAATTAAATTTCTATTCCATGCGCGCAGCCCTTGAATCGGGTGATCGGAATCAATTTGGAGGAACGTTCGAGTTTTATCCGGAAGAGGGCAAATATCATGTGGACGGCCATCGAAAATGTTCGGTTTTTTTAAAACCGGCCGAAACAAAAAAGCTTTCGGGAAAATGCCCTGTTTGTGGAAAACCGCTTACTCTGGGGGTTCTCCACCGGGTCGAAGATTTGGCCACGCGCGACGAAGGTATCCGTCCAGAGCGTGCTTTTCCCTTTTTTCGCCTCATTCCGCTCGAAGATCTGCTTTCTGAAATTTTCCAGGTGGGAGCCGGCTCCAAGAAAGTGCAGCAAACTTACCGGGAGTTGCTGAACAGCCTGGGAAGCGAGTTCGATATACTTCACGCGATGAGCCGGGATCGGATCGAAACGGCCGGAGTGCTGCTGCTCGGTGAAGCCATCGAACGCATGCGCGACAACCGGGTTACATTTTCTCCCGGCTATGACGGTCTTTTCGGCACTGTAAAAATTTTTTCCGATGGGGAGCGACAACGGCTGTTGGGCCAGCGAACCCTTTTCTCATCTTTTGAAAGCAAAATCGAGTCGACGGCCACCATCCAACCAGCCCTGCCGGACGGCTTGTCTAAAACGGACGATTCGTTGCCATCAACGGTTGCATCCATAGAATCAACAGTTGATCCTGTGATTCGGTTAAACTCGGAACAGCAGGCTGCGGTGGCGTATTCCGACGGTCCTTTGATGATTATTGCAGGACCGGGAACCGGCAAAACCCGGACCCTGACCCAAAAAATCGCCCGATTGGTACAAAATGGGGGCGATGGTCAGCGCATCCTGGCGGTAACCTTCACCAACAAGGCCGCAACCGAAATGCAGGATCGCTTGCGTGTGCTGCTGGGTGAAGGTCAAACCCTTCCTTTCGTGGGGACCTTTCACGCCTTGGGGTACCGCATTCTAGCCAGTTCCATGGATGAAGGGTCGTTGACGGTTGTCGATGAAAAAACCAGAATGGGTTTGGCTGCTGACGCGCTGGCAATCAACGGAGTGAAACCAAAAAAAGACGGTTTCACCACGGACGATCTGATTGCGAGAATCGTGGAAGCCAAACAGAAAATGCTTGCCAGTGGGGATGATTTGAACGATGTCTGCCCCCAACACCTTCTTCCCGCTTTTACCCGGTGCTACGCAACCTACGAGCATTTGCTGCAGATTAACAACCTGGCGGATTTCGAAGATCTGATTTTTCGTTCCATACACTTGCTGGAAAAAGATCCCTCCATCAGTGAGCGTTATAAAGGATTCTACACGGACATCTTCGTCGACGAATACCAGGATATCAATGCAGGCCAGTACCGTCTGGTACGGCTGCTCGCCGGCGATAAAGCCAATATGAATATCATCGGCGATCCGGATCAGTCCATTTACGGTTTTCGTGGATCGGAAATGGGTTGTTTTGCCTGGTTTGAACAGGATTATCCAACAACCAGGACGTTGTTTCTGACCCAAAACTATCGCTCCACGCAGACCATCCTGGAAGTGTCCACCCAGATCATTGGCTACAACCCCCAATTGTCGTCCAATGCCAGCCGGAAAAGGGTCTATTCGGACGTCGAAGGCCGGCGTACGATAGAGCTTGTGGAGGCGGAAACGGATAAATCGGAAGCCGTTGCTATCGGAAAAACCATCGAGAAAATGGTGGGGGGGACCGGTTTTTTTTCCCTGGATTCCGGTGCCGTGGACGGCAACCGCCAAGGGGATTCTTTTGGTTTTTCCGATTTTGCCGTTCTTTTTCGTACCCGCAGCCAGGCAGAGGTGATCGAAACCATCCTGGAGAAAGCGGGGATTCCCTGCCAGCGGGTGGATCGCCGCACGGTATTGGAGCATTCCGGCATTCAATCTATTGTAGCGGCCTTCAAAGTTTTTCATGGCGTGGGGCTGTTTGACGACATTGCCGTTATGGGAAAAATCGTATATCCGCCTCCATCTACCAAGGCCCTGGAAATTCTTAAAAGATGGGCCTATCATAACGAGTTGTCCGTAACAGAAGCGCTGAGCCAGGCGCGTCGGCTTCCCATCCCGAAAATGGGCAACGCCCGCCAGCAGCGGTTATTTGAATTTACCAATCAACTGACGGAATATCGGCGGCAGATGGAAGCTTTGCCTGTTGCCCGGCGCGTGGCGTGGATTTATGAAAAAGCGGGCTTCGACCAGAAACTTACGGCGGATGCCCATTTTGAAACAGGATACCGACAACTCATGGCAACCGCGGAAACATGCGGTAACGATGCGGCAGCTTTCCTGGCGGCGCTGGCGCTTTCCAGCAATACGGATATCTACGATCATCGTGTGGAAAAGGTGAGCCTGACGACCATGCACGCCGCCAAAGGTTTGGAGTTTCCCGTTGTTTTCATTGCCGGGTGTGAGGATACATGGATGCCTTATTCATCAGCCAAACGCCCTGCGGACCCGGAAGAAGAACGGCGACTTTTTTATGTAGCCCTGACACGAGCCAAGCGCCACCTTGTTTTAACCAAAGCCAACCGCAGGCGGATAAACGGAAAAAGCGAAGCGCGTCAATGGTCGCCGTTTATCAAAGAAATCGAAGAAAGTTATAAACGCTATCGCCGGAAGTCTTTAAAAAAGGCGGAAACCCCTGTCCAGCAGCAGCTTTCCCTTTTTTAA
- the rdgC gene encoding recombination-associated protein RdgC, giving the protein MGILSSTVSITPYRVEGKLDQPIMETVARGLKKNAIEDIDNDSNDRAVGWSCFSEPFSIDFDQHPFLIGTHFVFSMRIDKKTIPAKVVAKHHAVEMKKRLKNSGREFLSKTEKKEIKDQVLHMLSMRIPPTPNIYDLIWNYESEELWFLSNLKTANEELETLFTRSFKLKLIRLFPYTMAILTSPLSPAEKDTVNQFSPTRFTE; this is encoded by the coding sequence ATGGGTATTTTATCGTCCACGGTCTCCATCACTCCCTACCGGGTTGAAGGAAAACTGGATCAACCGATCATGGAAACGGTTGCCAGGGGGCTCAAAAAAAACGCCATCGAAGATATCGACAACGACTCCAACGACAGGGCTGTCGGCTGGTCCTGTTTCAGTGAGCCGTTCAGCATCGATTTCGATCAGCACCCTTTTCTCATCGGTACCCATTTTGTCTTCAGCATGCGGATCGATAAAAAAACGATTCCCGCCAAAGTGGTTGCCAAACACCACGCCGTGGAAATGAAAAAGCGCCTGAAAAACAGTGGACGGGAATTTTTAAGCAAAACCGAAAAAAAGGAAATCAAGGATCAGGTTCTTCACATGCTCAGCATGCGAATACCGCCGACGCCCAATATTTATGACCTCATCTGGAATTACGAATCCGAGGAACTCTGGTTTCTATCCAATCTTAAAACAGCCAATGAAGAGTTGGAAACCCTTTTCACACGGTCTTTCAAGCTCAAATTGATCCGCCTCTTTCCGTATACCATGGCCATACTTACATCGCCATTGAGTCCCGCGGAAAAAGATACCGTAAACCAATTCAGCCCAACCCGATTCACGGAATAG
- the dnaN gene encoding DNA polymerase III subunit beta — protein MKFVINKFQIVNVLAKVQGLTGRRSNLAITENVLIQSASEGIRLTVTDLETGFEGYYPAMVEKEGAIAVSAKKLYEIIREFPSEDILVNEVENRWIEIGNDKVLYHIVGMNPDDFPETPVISEVDFFSIDASILEQMIEQSTIISAAGDEKRAHINGVYVERIQGEDNDSLRFVSTDGSRLNSVNHLFPPDTKIPVGEGVLIPKKGLNEIAKFLDIEGDVQIGIKDSNFILKKEKETIIIRMLEGEFPKYEDILKKGEDHLIGIDKMQFTKMLKRMSILATDNYKGAVFTFKDNNLSVNATNPDYGESKEDTEIEFSGEAIEAAFNPKFFLDALSVIKEENVIINIVDGSRPCIVEGAEDKNFISVIMPMRI, from the coding sequence ATGAAATTTGTAATCAACAAATTCCAAATTGTTAATGTGCTGGCAAAGGTACAGGGGTTGACCGGACGGCGAAGCAATCTTGCCATTACCGAAAACGTTTTGATTCAATCGGCCTCCGAGGGAATTCGGCTGACGGTAACGGATCTTGAAACGGGATTCGAGGGTTATTATCCGGCTATGGTCGAAAAAGAGGGTGCCATCGCCGTTAGTGCAAAAAAACTATATGAAATCATTCGGGAATTTCCATCTGAAGATATTCTTGTGAATGAAGTCGAAAACCGATGGATCGAAATAGGAAACGACAAGGTTTTGTATCATATTGTCGGTATGAATCCCGATGACTTCCCGGAAACCCCTGTCATCAGCGAAGTTGACTTTTTTTCCATCGATGCCTCGATACTTGAACAGATGATTGAACAATCAACGATCATTTCGGCAGCCGGAGACGAAAAAAGGGCGCATATCAACGGTGTCTACGTAGAACGCATTCAAGGCGAGGATAACGACAGTCTGCGTTTCGTTTCTACGGATGGAAGCCGTTTGAATAGTGTCAATCATCTCTTTCCTCCGGACACCAAGATTCCCGTTGGAGAAGGCGTTCTCATTCCCAAAAAAGGGCTTAACGAAATCGCCAAATTCCTGGATATCGAAGGCGACGTTCAGATCGGTATCAAGGATAGTAATTTTATTCTTAAAAAAGAGAAGGAAACAATTATTATCCGTATGCTGGAAGGAGAATTTCCAAAATACGAAGACATATTGAAAAAAGGAGAAGATCACCTGATCGGAATAGACAAGATGCAATTCACAAAAATGTTGAAGCGAATGTCTATTCTGGCTACGGACAATTATAAGGGAGCCGTTTTTACGTTTAAAGACAACAATCTGTCCGTCAATGCGACCAACCCCGATTATGGCGAATCCAAGGAAGATACGGAAATCGAATTTTCCGGCGAAGCCATAGAAGCCGCATTCAATCCAAAATTCTTTTTAGATGCCTTAAGCGTCATTAAAGAGGAAAACGTAATTATTAACATCGTGGACGGAAGCCGGCCCTGTATTGTCGAAGGGGCTGAAGATAAGAATTTTATCAGTGTAATCATGCCGATGAGAATTTAA